From a single Lolium rigidum isolate FL_2022 chromosome 7, APGP_CSIRO_Lrig_0.1, whole genome shotgun sequence genomic region:
- the LOC124675269 gene encoding ubiquitin carboxyl-terminal hydrolase 8-like, whose protein sequence is MFNIDYQPVHVWDFSGQTNLILMNEWNRPHQDYCHSEQENLLEVQVYAMSDSLTFKIGGTNMNIDFFCGSFGRAGSMGLIGLENLGNTCFMNSSIQCLAHTTKIVDYFLGDYDRDINRTNPLGLNGELALAFGELLRSLWTNDQKPVAPHRFKENIACFAPQFSGFNQHDSQELLAFLLDGLHEDLNQVKCKPYEEAKDASGRPDEEVADEYWSNHLARNDSVIVDTCHGQYKSTLTCPTCSKTSVTFDPFMYLSLPVPSTASRAMTVTVFSTDGSREPFSYDVSVPQFGTLSDLVQALSAACTLGDDETLLITEVYNNRIIRYLEESSDSVSLLRDGDKLVAYRLPKQYEKSSLVVFTHKHFVKDSGVDSVIPQMKEFEAPLLACLSGTLNGLTLQSIYLKLLNPFQFSKSTSSISDGERCNGDRTIDLMDATPSYPDESVPFEDNPERSHCNANGCEVTEGPTESSGGLTAVSDMEEHTEQFEFYLTNERDDIQHTKIEVNDLKLIETTPSRLHVSVHWHHSASRQYNTSVLNNLPEIHKLELIPKESEDCVALHGCLEAFLKEEPLGPEDMWYCPCCKKHQQAMKKLDLWRLPEVLVIHLKRFSYTQFTRNKLETFVDFPISDLDLSAYVASKTDQPNSRYHLYAISNHYGNMGGGHYTASIYQEGKGWFKFDDECVTPISEDNLKTPAAYVLFYRRE, encoded by the exons ATGTTTAACATTGATTATCAACCA GTTCATGTTTGGGATTTTTCAGGGCAGACAAACTTAATATTAATGAATGAATGGAATAGACCACACCAAGACTATTGCCATTCAGAGCAAGAG AATCTTCTAGAAGTTCAAGTCTATGCTATGTCTGATTCCTTAACATTCAAAATTGGTGGGACCAACATGAATATTGATTTCTTTTGTGGGAGCTTTGGAAGAGCTGGCTCAATGGGGCTAATCGGATTGGAAAATCTCGGGAATACTTGCTTTATGAACAGCTCAATCCAATGTTTGGCTCACACAACAAAGATTGTTGATTATTTCCTTGGAGATTATGACAGAGATATTAATCGAACAAATCCACTAGGACTGAAT GGGGAACTTGCTTTGGCATTTGGAGAACTGTTGAGGAGTTTATGGACCAATGATCAAAAACCAGTTGCACCACATCGTTTTAAGGAAAATATTGCCTGCTTTGCTCCTCAGTTCAGTGGCTTTAACCAGCATGATTCACAAGAGCTTCTTGCTTTCTTATTGGATGGTCTTCATGAAGATCTTAATCAGGTCAAATGCAAACCATATGAAGAAGCTAAGGATGCAAGTGGCCGTCCCGACGAAGAAGTAGCAGATGAGTATTGGAGCAACCACTTAGCTCGAAATGACTCTGTAATAGTTGATACCTGTCAT GGACAATACAAGTCTACATTAACTTGTCCTACTTGCAGTAAAACATCTGTCACATTTGATCCGTTTATGTACTTATCTTTGCCCGTGCCTTCCACGGCAAGTAGGGCAATGACTGTGACAGTtttcagcactgatggtagcagaGAGCCATTCTCATATGATGTCAGCGTGCCACAGTTTGGCACTCTTAGTGATCTTGTTCAGGCTTTAAGTGCTGCTTGTACACTTGGAGATGATGAGACCCTGCTGATAACGGAG GTCTATAATAATCGCATCATTCGATACCTGGAGGAGTCTTCAGATTCAGTATCCTTGCTGAGAGATGGAGATAAATTGGTGGCATATCGGCTACCGAAGCAATATGAAAAATCCTCACTTGTGGTTTTTACACACAAACACTTTGTTAA GGATTCTGGTGTTGATAGTGTAATTCCGCAAATGAAGGAATTTGAGGCTCCACTTTTGGCATGCCTTTCTGGGACACTCAATGGATTGACTCTTCAAAGTATCTATCTGAAGTTGCTGAATCCATTTCAATTTTCCAAGAGCACAAGTTCGATTAGTGATGGTGAGAGGTGCAATGGTGACCGTACCATTGACCTGATGGATGCAACACCTTCCTATCCAGATGAGAGTGTTCCATTTGAAGATAACCCTGAAAGAAGTCACTGCAATGCTAATGGATGTGAAGTGACGGAAGGACCTACTGAGTCTTCCGGTGGGTTAACTGCTGTTTCTGACATGGAGGAACACACGGAACAGTTTGAATTTTATTTAACAAATGAAAGGGATGATATCCAACACACAAAAATAGAAGTGAATGATCTAAAATTAATTGAGACAACACCAAGCCGGCTGCATGTCAGTGTCCATTGGCATCATAGTGCGTCAAGACAATATAATACCTCAGTCTTGAACAATCTACCTGAGATACACAAGCTTGAGCTTATCCCGAAAGAATCCGAAGATTGTGTTGCATTACATGGCTGTCTAGAAGCCTTTCTAAAAGAGGAACCACTGGGGCCAGAGGACATGTG gTACTGCCCTTGCTGCAAAAAGCATCAGCAAGCTATGAAGAAACTAGATCTTTGGAGGCTGCCTGAAGTTCTGGTCATCCATCTGAAAAGGTTCTCATATACCCAGTTCACAAGAAACAAGCTCGAGACATTCGTAGATTTTCCCATTAGTGATTTAGACCTATCAGCTTATGTTGCCTCCAAGACTGATCAACCAAACAGCCGTTATCACTTGTACGCCATTAGCAATCACTATGGAAATATGGGAGGTGGACACTACACAGCAAGCATCTAC CAAGAAGGGAAGGGATGGTTCAAGTTTGATGATGAATGTGTAACACCTATAAGTGAGGACAATCTAAAAACACCAGCTGCTTATGTTCTATTCTACAGACGAGAGTGA